The Prevotella melaninogenica ATCC 25845 genome includes a window with the following:
- the rpmB gene encoding 50S ribosomal protein L28, producing MSKICQITGKKAQIGCNVSHSKHRTKRSFDVNLFSKKFYYVEEACWIQLKISAAGLRLINKVGLDAALKQAVSKGYVDWKDIKVIGD from the coding sequence ATGTCTAAGATTTGTCAAATCACAGGAAAGAAGGCACAGATAGGTTGTAACGTGTCTCACTCAAAGCACCGTACAAAGAGAAGCTTTGACGTTAACCTCTTCAGCAAGAAGTTCTACTACGTAGAGGAGGCTTGCTGGATTCAGCTGAAGATTAGTGCTGCTGGTCTTCGTCTTATTAACAAGGTAGGTCTTGATGCAGCACTCAAGCAGGCTGTTTCTAAGGGTTATGTTGACTGGAAGGACATTAAGGTAATAGGAGACTAA
- the rpmG gene encoding 50S ribosomal protein L33, whose protein sequence is MAKKAKGNRVQVILECTEMKNSGVAGTSRYVTTKNRKNTPERLELMKYNPVLKKVTLHKEIK, encoded by the coding sequence ATGGCAAAGAAAGCTAAAGGAAACAGAGTCCAAGTTATCTTGGAATGTACCGAGATGAAGAACAGCGGTGTAGCTGGTACAAGTCGTTACGTAACTACAAAGAACCGTAAGAATACTCCAGAGCGTCTTGAGCTCATGAAGTATAATCCTGTTCTGAAGAAGGTTACCCTTCACAAGGAGATTAAGTAA
- a CDS encoding DUF4295 domain-containing protein — MAKKAVATLHEGSTDGRAYSKVIKMVKSPKTGAYIFDEQMVPNEDVKEFFKN, encoded by the coding sequence ATGGCAAAGAAAGCGGTCGCTACCCTCCACGAAGGTTCTACGGATGGTCGCGCATATTCAAAGGTTATCAAGATGGTAAAGAGCCCTAAGACTGGTGCTTACATCTTCGATGAGCAGATGGTCCCAAACGAGGATGTCAAGGAGTTCTTTAAGAATTAA
- a CDS encoding DMP19 family protein, whose translation MIDVKIKDSDIRKAVEEGMDSFVQVFVDAIGNAIDNKLTLEAMQQLNADQITLLAWSYLHQEVMDGGYVQLIYNGYGAFIFKNPFAVAMRNWGIRELYTHIRHGKKYYEKYHEAIEAVESDEDFMALYEQMPEFDEFDDEFVVNEERWCAMIAAYIDDHIENFATIENE comes from the coding sequence ATGATTGACGTCAAAATAAAAGATAGCGATATACGCAAAGCCGTTGAAGAAGGAATGGACAGTTTTGTTCAGGTCTTTGTTGATGCTATTGGCAATGCAATAGATAATAAGCTGACATTGGAAGCTATGCAGCAACTAAATGCTGATCAGATAACACTGTTAGCATGGAGTTATCTCCATCAGGAAGTGATGGATGGCGGTTATGTCCAGTTGATATACAATGGTTATGGTGCTTTTATCTTCAAAAATCCTTTTGCCGTAGCAATGCGCAACTGGGGAATTCGTGAGTTATACACACACATTCGTCACGGAAAAAAGTATTACGAAAAGTATCACGAGGCGATCGAAGCTGTTGAGTCTGACGAAGATTTCATGGCTTTATACGAACAGATGCCTGAATTTGACGAGTTTGATGATGAGTTTGTGGTCAATGAAGAACGTTGGTGTGCAATGATTGCAGCCTATATCGATGACCATATTGAGAATTTTGCAACAATTGAAAATGAATAA
- the map gene encoding type I methionyl aminopeptidase encodes MQLKKKRWHCLPGQEPTEMDLKIMALEKKGKLVPTRDMIKTPEQIEGIRKSGIVNTGCLDAVAEAIHAGMNTQEIDDICMQYCKDHDAIPACLNYEGYPKSVCTSINEVVCHGVPKKEDVLQEGDIINVDMTTIVDGYYADASRMFIIGKTTPEKERLVRVAKECLEIGAEAAKPYSFVGDIGHAIQKHAEKNGYGVVRDLCGHGVGIEFHEQPDVVHYGHKGTGMLLVPGMVFTIEPMINMGTWKVFIDADDPYGWEVITGDEKPSAQWEHTFVMTEHGLEILTH; translated from the coding sequence ATGCAGTTGAAAAAGAAAAGGTGGCATTGTCTTCCAGGACAGGAGCCTACCGAAATGGACTTAAAGATAATGGCTCTTGAGAAGAAGGGCAAACTCGTTCCTACACGTGATATGATTAAGACACCTGAGCAGATTGAAGGTATCCGAAAGAGTGGTATAGTCAATACTGGCTGCTTGGATGCTGTCGCTGAGGCTATCCACGCAGGAATGAATACTCAGGAGATTGATGATATCTGTATGCAGTATTGCAAGGACCACGATGCAATCCCTGCCTGCTTGAACTATGAGGGATATCCTAAGAGTGTATGCACAAGTATTAATGAAGTTGTGTGTCATGGTGTTCCAAAGAAAGAAGATGTTCTTCAAGAAGGTGATATTATCAATGTTGATATGACTACGATAGTAGATGGCTATTATGCAGATGCAAGTCGTATGTTCATCATTGGAAAGACAACACCAGAGAAGGAACGATTAGTTCGTGTAGCGAAGGAATGCCTTGAAATTGGTGCTGAAGCTGCTAAGCCTTATTCCTTTGTAGGTGACATCGGTCATGCTATACAGAAGCATGCCGAGAAGAATGGCTATGGTGTTGTACGTGACCTCTGTGGGCATGGTGTAGGTATCGAGTTTCATGAGCAGCCAGATGTTGTTCACTATGGACATAAAGGTACTGGTATGTTACTGGTTCCTGGTATGGTATTTACCATTGAACCAATGATTAATATGGGCACATGGAAAGTCTTTATTGATGCTGACGACCCGTATGGTTGGGAGGTTATCACAGGTGATGAGAAGCCTTCAGCTCAGTGGGAGCATACTTTCGTTATGACAGAACATGGATTAGAGATTCTGACACATTAA
- the smpB gene encoding SsrA-binding protein SmpB: MNKEQQEKRKKSPIQIRNKKASFEYFFVDTYTAGIVLTGTEIKSIRAGKASLVDSYCYITKGEMWVQGMNISPYFYGSYANHEAKRPRKLLLNRKEIRNLEADSKTPGFTIIPTLIFIDENGRAKVDIALARGKKEYDKRQTLKEKEDRREMDRAKKHY; encoded by the coding sequence ATGAATAAGGAACAACAAGAGAAAAGAAAGAAATCACCTATACAGATAAGAAACAAGAAAGCTTCTTTTGAATATTTCTTCGTTGATACTTACACAGCAGGTATTGTTCTTACTGGCACGGAGATAAAGTCTATACGTGCTGGTAAGGCTTCGTTGGTTGATTCTTACTGCTATATAACAAAAGGTGAAATGTGGGTTCAGGGGATGAACATATCTCCTTATTTCTATGGTTCGTATGCCAATCATGAGGCAAAACGTCCACGAAAGCTCCTATTGAACCGAAAAGAAATACGCAACCTTGAGGCTGACTCAAAGACTCCTGGCTTCACCATTATTCCAACACTTATCTTTATCGATGAGAACGGACGAGCAAAGGTCGACATTGCCTTGGCAAGAGGTAAGAAAGAATACGACAAACGCCAAACACTAAAAGAAAAAGAAGACCGACGAGAAATGGATCGGGCAAAGAAACATTATTAA
- the metH gene encoding methionine synthase, with translation MKLRDNIKDRILILDGAMGTMIQGYNLTEKDFRGNLELLQMLNYQGNNDMLNLSRPDIIEDIHRRYLEVGADIISTNTFSAQRISQADYHMESFSRDIAFAGAKLARKCADEYSTADKPRFVAGSIGPTNKTCSMSPDVSDPAKRDLTYDALFDAYSEQVAAMIEGGIDAVLIETIFDTLNAKVAIDASLSEMKKAGIDLPIMLSVTITDLSGRTLSGQTLDAFLASVSSYPIFSVGLNCSFGAEQMRPYLKELAAKAPYYISIHPNAGLPNSMGEYDETAEIMVPQMASFVDEGLVNIIGGCCGTTEEFIAGYVKVVEGKKPHIPVDAPKEMILSGLEQFRLTPEISFVNVGERCNVAGSRKFLRLVKEKNYEEALTIARKQVDDGALVLDINMDDGLLEAKDEMAHFVNMISSEPEIARVPLMIDSSDWEVVVSALKCVQGKAIVNSISLKEGEEVFIRHAKDVLRFGAAVVVMCFDEEGQATSYERRIEIAERAYKILTEKVGFPPQNIIFDPNILAICTGMKEHNSYAVDFIRATKWIKKNLPGAHVSGGVSNLSFSFRGNNYIREAMHAVFLYHAIQVGMDFGIVNPATKVTYADIPEDHLKIIEDVVLDRVEGADELLIELANKILEEKEAQKNGGATQKVAQEAWRNDILEDRLKYALRKGISTYLNEDIHEALEKYPHAVNIIEGPLMQGMNEVGDLFGAGKMFLPQVVKTARTMKDAVAILQPYIEKEKVDGKAIAGKVLLATVKGDVHDIGKNIVGVVMACNNYEVIDLGVMVPADQIIKKAKEENVDLIGLSGLITPSLQEMVNSVVAFKEAGLNIPVMIGGATTSQLHVALKIAPLYDAPVVWVKDASVNPSIAAALLNEKERERFCKELDATYEKLRAGYKEEQQKVLSLSKARENKLNLFD, from the coding sequence ATGAAGTTAAGGGATAACATTAAAGATAGAATACTAATTTTAGACGGTGCGATGGGCACCATGATTCAAGGGTATAACTTGACGGAAAAAGACTTTCGAGGTAACCTTGAACTTTTACAGATGCTCAATTATCAGGGTAATAATGATATGTTGAATCTGTCACGCCCTGATATCATTGAGGATATTCATCGTCGCTATTTAGAGGTGGGAGCTGATATTATCAGTACTAACACCTTCTCTGCACAGCGCATTTCACAAGCAGATTACCACATGGAGAGTTTCTCCCGTGATATTGCCTTTGCAGGAGCGAAGCTTGCACGTAAGTGTGCTGATGAATATTCGACCGCAGACAAGCCTCGTTTTGTCGCAGGGAGTATTGGTCCTACGAACAAGACTTGTTCGATGTCGCCTGATGTAAGCGACCCTGCTAAGCGTGACCTTACGTATGATGCACTCTTTGATGCTTATAGCGAGCAGGTTGCAGCGATGATAGAAGGGGGGATTGATGCTGTTTTGATTGAGACTATCTTTGATACGCTTAATGCTAAAGTAGCAATTGATGCATCATTGTCAGAGATGAAGAAGGCGGGTATCGATTTACCTATTATGCTGTCAGTTACCATTACCGACCTGTCTGGAAGAACGCTTAGTGGTCAGACACTCGATGCTTTCCTTGCATCAGTATCGTCTTATCCTATCTTTTCTGTTGGTCTTAACTGTTCGTTCGGAGCAGAACAGATGCGCCCTTATTTGAAGGAGTTAGCTGCTAAAGCACCTTATTATATAAGCATCCATCCAAATGCAGGTCTGCCAAACTCGATGGGGGAGTATGATGAAACAGCAGAAATCATGGTGCCACAGATGGCTTCATTCGTGGATGAAGGGCTTGTGAATATCATTGGTGGCTGTTGTGGAACAACAGAAGAGTTCATTGCCGGCTACGTAAAGGTTGTTGAAGGAAAGAAACCTCATATACCTGTTGATGCGCCAAAGGAGATGATTCTCTCTGGGCTTGAGCAGTTCCGATTAACTCCAGAAATATCATTTGTGAATGTTGGTGAGCGTTGTAACGTTGCCGGAAGCCGTAAGTTCCTTCGCTTAGTCAAAGAAAAGAACTACGAGGAAGCGCTGACAATTGCTCGTAAACAGGTGGATGATGGAGCGTTAGTACTGGATATCAATATGGACGATGGTCTGTTGGAGGCAAAAGATGAGATGGCTCATTTCGTCAATATGATTTCATCAGAACCAGAGATTGCCCGTGTTCCATTGATGATTGACTCATCTGACTGGGAGGTAGTTGTATCCGCTTTGAAATGTGTACAGGGTAAAGCGATTGTCAACTCTATTTCTTTGAAAGAAGGTGAAGAGGTCTTTATTCGCCACGCAAAGGATGTACTGCGCTTCGGTGCAGCTGTTGTTGTGATGTGCTTTGATGAAGAAGGACAAGCAACAAGCTACGAGCGTCGTATTGAGATAGCTGAAAGAGCTTATAAGATTCTTACCGAGAAAGTGGGTTTCCCACCTCAGAACATTATCTTCGACCCAAATATTCTTGCTATTTGTACGGGTATGAAAGAGCATAATAGCTATGCTGTCGATTTCATCCGTGCAACGAAATGGATAAAGAAGAACCTACCGGGTGCGCACGTTAGTGGTGGTGTAAGTAACCTTTCATTTAGTTTCCGAGGTAATAACTATATCCGTGAAGCTATGCATGCCGTATTCCTTTATCATGCCATTCAGGTGGGTATGGACTTTGGTATTGTCAATCCAGCTACCAAAGTGACATACGCCGATATACCAGAAGACCATCTGAAGATAATTGAAGACGTTGTTCTGGATAGGGTAGAGGGAGCCGACGAACTACTGATAGAATTAGCTAACAAGATTCTTGAGGAAAAAGAAGCACAAAAGAATGGTGGTGCTACGCAGAAAGTTGCGCAGGAAGCATGGCGTAATGACATTTTGGAAGATAGATTAAAATATGCACTGCGCAAGGGTATTTCAACCTATTTGAATGAAGATATTCATGAAGCATTGGAGAAGTATCCACACGCTGTGAACATTATTGAAGGTCCTTTGATGCAGGGTATGAACGAAGTAGGCGACTTGTTCGGTGCTGGTAAGATGTTCTTACCACAGGTTGTCAAGACTGCCCGCACAATGAAAGATGCTGTAGCTATCCTTCAACCTTATATTGAAAAGGAGAAGGTAGATGGTAAGGCTATTGCAGGAAAGGTGCTATTGGCTACTGTAAAGGGCGATGTGCACGATATCGGAAAGAATATTGTGGGCGTTGTGATGGCTTGTAACAACTATGAAGTCATTGATTTGGGTGTTATGGTGCCAGCTGATCAGATTATTAAGAAAGCCAAGGAAGAGAATGTTGACTTGATCGGATTGTCTGGTCTCATTACACCAAGCCTTCAGGAGATGGTAAATAGTGTTGTAGCTTTTAAGGAAGCGGGACTGAATATTCCTGTTATGATTGGTGGCGCAACAACCTCTCAACTTCATGTTGCACTGAAGATTGCTCCATTATACGACGCCCCAGTTGTATGGGTTAAAGACGCTTCTGTCAATCCTTCCATAGCAGCCGCACTGCTTAATGAAAAAGAGCGTGAACGCTTCTGCAAAGAGTTAGACGCAACATACGAAAAGCTAAGAGCTGGTTATAAAGAAGAACAACAAAAGGTTTTGTCTCTAAGTAAGGCAAGAGAGAACAAACTAAACCTTTTTGATTAA
- the tsaD gene encoding tRNA (adenosine(37)-N6)-threonylcarbamoyltransferase complex transferase subunit TsaD, whose protein sequence is MVKEDIYILGIESSCDDTSAAVLRNGVILSNVTASQEVHKAYGGVVPELASRAHQQNVVPVVDQALKRAGITKEQLSAIAFTRGPGLMGSLLVGVNFAKGFARSLNIPMIEVNHLQGHVMAHFIKESDDDNHMPPFPFLCLLVSGGNSQIVKVNAYNDMEVLGQTIDDAAGEAIDKCSKVMGLGYPGGPIIDRLARQGNPLAYKFAEPNVAGFDYSFSGLKTSFLYNMRKWVQEDPDFIEHHKEDIAASLEHAIVDILMKKLRLAVKETGIKHVAVAGGVSANNGLRNAFHDHAERYGWTIYIPKFSYTTDNAAMIASVGNFKYQDKDFTQMDIPVFSKVTFE, encoded by the coding sequence ATGGTAAAAGAAGATATTTATATATTAGGTATAGAAAGCAGTTGTGATGACACAAGTGCTGCCGTATTGAGGAATGGTGTTATCCTCAGTAATGTAACAGCCTCACAGGAGGTACATAAAGCATACGGAGGAGTTGTTCCTGAACTTGCTTCAAGAGCTCACCAACAGAACGTGGTTCCTGTTGTTGACCAAGCGTTGAAGCGTGCAGGTATTACTAAAGAACAACTTTCAGCCATTGCATTTACACGTGGTCCTGGATTGATGGGTAGTCTTTTGGTTGGTGTAAACTTTGCCAAAGGTTTTGCTCGTTCATTGAATATCCCAATGATTGAGGTAAACCATTTGCAGGGTCATGTCATGGCTCACTTCATCAAGGAAAGCGATGACGACAATCACATGCCTCCATTCCCATTCCTTTGTCTCTTAGTATCTGGTGGTAATTCTCAGATTGTTAAGGTGAATGCTTATAACGATATGGAAGTACTCGGTCAGACTATTGACGATGCTGCTGGTGAGGCAATAGACAAGTGTTCTAAGGTAATGGGACTCGGTTATCCTGGTGGTCCAATCATTGATAGACTTGCTCGCCAAGGTAATCCTTTGGCTTATAAGTTTGCAGAACCAAATGTAGCAGGTTTTGATTACTCTTTCTCTGGTCTTAAGACATCATTCTTATATAATATGAGGAAGTGGGTACAGGAAGACCCAGACTTCATCGAGCATCATAAAGAAGACATTGCAGCCAGTCTTGAGCATGCGATAGTCGACATACTTATGAAAAAGCTACGCTTAGCGGTTAAAGAGACAGGCATTAAGCATGTAGCCGTTGCGGGTGGCGTATCAGCTAATAATGGTCTTCGTAATGCGTTCCATGACCATGCAGAGCGTTATGGTTGGACAATTTACATACCAAAGTTTAGCTATACGACAGACAATGCAGCAATGATTGCCAGTGTAGGTAACTTCAAGTATCAAGACAAAGACTTTACACAGATGGATATCCCAGTATTTAGTAAAGTAACTTTTGAATAA
- a CDS encoding IS4 family transposase, whose translation MNKSTHFIGQPLYVQLLNYFNRDKILSLSQAQGGEHYIKKFDAWHHLVVMLYAVMLRLDSLREIKASLFANVNRFNHLGLKHFPCRSTLSDANKRRDSEIFGSIYMNLYEKYRHELYSDSRNCGQPKWLKNLKIIDSTTISLFSNLVFKGVGRNPKTGKKKGGIKVHTEIFANENVPSDIKFTSAASHDQFALIPERYANEDLIAFDRAYINYEKFSELTQRGVIYVTKMKNNLSFERIADTDYQMTTDYGAVRVETILFHKHTKEKDIYHKARKITYQDKTKKGKIRFISLLTNDFQMSAEDIIAIYKRRWQIETLFKQIKQNFPLRYFYGESANAIKIQIWITLIANLLITLVKNKIKRPWSFSGLATMIRILLMSYVSIQSFFERPHRDWDRLITQVKAPPEELSLF comes from the coding sequence ATGAACAAAAGTACACATTTTATCGGACAGCCACTATATGTTCAACTGTTAAACTATTTTAATCGTGATAAAATTCTCTCTCTGAGCCAAGCTCAGGGAGGTGAACACTATATAAAGAAGTTTGATGCATGGCATCATCTTGTTGTCATGCTTTATGCAGTAATGCTGCGTTTAGACTCTCTGCGTGAGATAAAAGCCTCTCTCTTTGCTAATGTTAATCGCTTTAATCATCTTGGTTTAAAGCATTTCCCTTGTCGAAGTACCTTGTCAGATGCAAATAAACGCCGAGATTCCGAGATATTCGGTTCGATCTATATGAACCTATATGAGAAATACCGCCATGAGCTTTACTCGGACAGCCGAAATTGTGGACAGCCTAAATGGCTGAAGAATCTAAAGATAATAGATTCTACGACAATAAGTCTGTTTTCTAACTTGGTCTTTAAAGGTGTAGGACGTAATCCCAAAACTGGTAAGAAGAAGGGTGGAATAAAAGTACATACAGAGATATTTGCCAATGAGAATGTTCCAAGCGATATTAAGTTCACATCTGCAGCTAGTCATGATCAGTTTGCACTTATCCCAGAACGATACGCCAATGAGGACCTGATTGCTTTTGACCGAGCCTATATAAACTATGAAAAGTTCTCTGAACTGACGCAAAGAGGCGTTATATATGTAACTAAGATGAAAAATAATCTTAGCTTTGAAAGGATTGCTGATACAGATTACCAGATGACTACAGATTATGGAGCTGTACGCGTAGAAACCATTCTCTTCCATAAGCATACAAAGGAAAAAGATATTTACCATAAAGCAAGAAAAATCACATATCAGGATAAGACCAAGAAAGGGAAAATCAGATTCATATCTCTGCTGACCAATGATTTTCAGATGTCAGCAGAAGATATTATAGCTATCTATAAGAGACGATGGCAAATAGAAACCTTATTTAAACAAATAAAACAGAATTTCCCGCTAAGATACTTCTATGGAGAGAGTGCGAACGCTATAAAAATACAAATATGGATTACACTTATAGCCAATCTGCTTATAACCCTAGTGAAGAACAAAATAAAGAGACCTTGGAGTTTCTCAGGCTTGGCAACAATGATAAGAATTCTACTTATGAGTTATGTCTCAATACAGAGTTTCTTTGAACGGCCACATAGAGACTGGGATAGATTGATTACCCAGGTAAAAGCCCCACCAGAAGAGTTGTCATTATTCTAG
- a CDS encoding CinA family protein, with product MEFESKIISRQIGDILYASGYTIGTAESCTGGRISEAIMAIPGSSNYYKGGVVAYTDEVKEKLLGVSHEVLEEKSAVSEEVAREMVLGTIKTIGVDFAIASTGVAGPGGGTAEHPVGTIWLAYGNKDDVRTFKLTEDFGRDINLAIATNKAIRLFLDFLKELDIKSE from the coding sequence ATGGAATTTGAAAGTAAGATAATATCACGTCAGATTGGTGACATCCTTTATGCTTCAGGTTACACAATTGGAACAGCAGAAAGCTGCACAGGTGGTCGTATCAGCGAAGCAATTATGGCTATCCCAGGATCATCTAATTATTATAAAGGAGGAGTAGTTGCTTATACGGATGAAGTAAAGGAGAAACTACTTGGCGTATCTCACGAAGTACTTGAGGAGAAAAGTGCAGTATCAGAGGAGGTTGCACGTGAGATGGTATTAGGCACTATAAAAACTATTGGAGTAGACTTTGCCATTGCATCTACAGGAGTAGCTGGCCCTGGAGGCGGTACAGCAGAACATCCAGTGGGTACTATTTGGTTGGCATATGGCAACAAAGATGACGTAAGAACATTTAAGTTAACCGAAGACTTCGGACGTGACATAAATCTTGCCATTGCAACAAACAAAGCAATCCGTCTATTCCTTGATTTCTTAAAAGAATTAGATATTAAGTCCGAATAA